One window of Burkholderia thailandensis E264 genomic DNA carries:
- the def gene encoding peptide deformylase, whose product MIREILKMGDPRLLEVARPVESFNTPELHALVADMFETMHHANGAGLAAPQIGVGLQVIIFGFGSSERYPEAPPVPETVLVNPSVEYLPPDMEDGWEGCLSVPGLRGVVSRYRRVRYSGFDQYGAKLERIAEGFHARVVQHEYDHLIGKLYPMRITDFSKFGFTDVLFPGLDAQADD is encoded by the coding sequence ATGATTCGCGAGATTCTGAAGATGGGCGATCCGCGTCTGCTGGAAGTCGCCCGGCCGGTGGAGTCGTTCAATACGCCGGAGTTGCACGCGCTCGTCGCGGACATGTTCGAGACGATGCATCACGCGAACGGCGCGGGACTCGCCGCGCCGCAAATCGGCGTCGGGCTGCAGGTGATCATCTTCGGCTTCGGCAGCAGCGAGCGCTACCCGGAGGCGCCGCCCGTGCCGGAGACCGTGCTAGTCAATCCGAGCGTCGAATATCTGCCGCCCGACATGGAGGACGGTTGGGAGGGCTGCCTGTCGGTGCCGGGGCTGCGCGGCGTCGTGAGCCGCTACCGGCGCGTGCGCTACAGCGGCTTCGACCAGTACGGCGCGAAGCTCGAGCGGATCGCGGAGGGCTTTCATGCGCGGGTCGTCCAGCATGAGTACGACCACCTGATCGGCAAGCTCTATCCGATGCGGATCACCGATTTCTCGAAGTTCGGCTTTACCGACGTGCTGTTCCCGGGGCTCGACGCGCAAGCGGACGATTGA
- a CDS encoding pseudouridine synthase: protein MRTKLTVKNPRPAAPGRAPVRSGSLTARKVARPDPKAAGAKPAAAKSAAPAAKPSAPRGAASAAPKRAHGPSRPAAPEGKRVAKPRTTQDTGRTGGERAPAKRAGSPGAAAGERVRRTDAKPERRAADRTAGRAAPRDERASRSSDARSFDSGARGKGRSEREGAKPGGARGAAGAKFGGAARTAARGADAPTGRAPRADSRSARDAAPASFAGKRTAAGKRAPQRTDDRHGASEKRAPARTERTARFDERPATRASASGDRRPAARAATGSRPKVAQPIKRRIGEPNESAAHIERGDETGLVRLSKRMSELGLCSRREADEWIEKGWVLVDGERIDTLGTKVRADQRIEIDSNARAEQAAQVTILLHKPVGYVSGQAEDGYAPAATLVTRENHWGGDRSPLRFSPQHLRALAPAGRLDIDSTGLLVLTQNGRVAKQLIGEQSDIDKEYLVRVRFGERTTDIERHFPAESLAKLRHGLELDGVPLKPAMVSWQNGEQLRFVLREGKKRQIRRMCELVGLEVIGLKRVRMGRVMLGALPQGQWRYLGPDESF, encoded by the coding sequence ATGCGCACAAAATTGACCGTCAAGAATCCGCGCCCGGCCGCACCCGGCCGCGCCCCCGTCCGTTCCGGCAGCCTCACCGCGCGCAAGGTCGCGCGGCCCGACCCGAAAGCGGCGGGCGCGAAGCCGGCTGCGGCGAAGTCCGCAGCGCCCGCTGCCAAACCGTCGGCGCCGCGCGGCGCGGCGAGCGCCGCGCCGAAGCGCGCGCACGGGCCGTCGCGCCCAGCCGCGCCCGAAGGCAAGCGCGTCGCAAAGCCGCGCACCACGCAGGACACCGGCCGCACGGGCGGCGAACGTGCGCCTGCCAAGCGTGCCGGCTCGCCCGGCGCGGCGGCCGGGGAGCGTGTGCGCCGCACCGACGCGAAGCCGGAGCGGCGCGCCGCCGATCGCACGGCCGGCCGCGCTGCGCCGCGCGACGAGCGAGCGTCGCGCAGCTCGGATGCGCGCTCGTTCGATTCAGGCGCGCGCGGCAAGGGCCGGTCCGAGCGCGAAGGCGCAAAACCCGGCGGCGCGCGCGGCGCGGCGGGCGCGAAGTTCGGCGGCGCGGCGCGGACCGCGGCGCGCGGGGCAGACGCCCCAACCGGCCGCGCCCCTCGTGCGGACAGCCGCAGCGCGCGCGATGCGGCGCCAGCGTCGTTCGCGGGCAAGCGCACGGCAGCCGGCAAGCGTGCGCCGCAGCGCACCGACGACCGCCATGGCGCATCCGAGAAGCGCGCGCCTGCGCGCACCGAGCGCACCGCACGCTTCGACGAGCGGCCGGCAACCCGCGCGAGCGCATCCGGCGATCGCCGCCCCGCCGCTCGCGCGGCGACGGGCTCGCGCCCGAAGGTCGCGCAGCCGATCAAGCGCCGCATCGGCGAGCCGAACGAATCGGCCGCCCACATCGAGCGCGGCGATGAAACGGGCCTCGTGCGGCTGTCGAAGCGCATGTCGGAGCTTGGTCTCTGCTCGCGCCGCGAAGCGGACGAGTGGATCGAGAAAGGCTGGGTGCTCGTCGACGGCGAGCGCATCGACACGCTCGGCACGAAGGTGCGCGCCGACCAGCGCATCGAGATCGATTCGAACGCGCGCGCCGAGCAGGCCGCGCAAGTGACGATCCTGCTGCACAAGCCGGTCGGCTACGTGTCGGGCCAGGCAGAGGACGGCTACGCGCCCGCCGCGACGCTCGTCACGCGCGAGAATCACTGGGGCGGCGACCGCTCGCCACTGCGCTTCTCGCCGCAGCACCTGCGCGCGCTGGCGCCCGCGGGCCGGCTCGACATCGATTCGACGGGCCTTCTCGTGCTGACGCAAAACGGCCGCGTCGCGAAACAGCTGATCGGCGAGCAATCCGACATCGACAAGGAATATCTGGTGCGCGTGCGCTTCGGCGAGCGCACGACCGACATCGAACGGCACTTCCCCGCCGAGTCGCTCGCGAAGCTGCGGCACGGCCTTGAGCTCGACGGCGTGCCGCTCAAGCCCGCGATGGTCAGCTGGCAGAACGGCGAGCAGTTGCGCTTCGTGCTGCGCGAAGGCAAGAAGCGCCAGATTCGCCGGATGTGCGAGCTCGTCGGCCTCGAGGTGATCGGCCTGAAGCGCGTGCGGATGGGCCGCGTGATGCTGGGCGCGTTGCCGCAAGGCCAATGGCGCTATCTCGGGCCGGACGAGTCGTTCTGA
- the smc gene encoding chromosome segregation protein SMC, which yields MRLSSIKLAGFKSFVDPTHFQVPGQLVGVVGPNGCGKSNIIDAVRWVLGESRASELRGESMQDVIFNGSTARKPGSRASVELIFDNSDGRAAGQWGQYGEIAVKRVLTRDGTSSYYINNLPARRRDIQDIFLGTGLGPRAYAIIGQGMIARIIEAKPEELRVFLEEAAGVSKYKERRRETENRLHDTRENLTRVEDIVRELGANLEKLEAQAVVATKYKELVADGEEKQRLLWLLRKNEAAAEQDKQRRAIGEAQIELDAQTAKLREVEAQLETLRVAHYSASDATQGAQGALYEANAEVSRLEAEIKFIVESRNRVQSQIAALVAQQEQWRAQADKAQGDLEEAEEARAVADEKAAIAEDDAAAKHDALPALEARWRDAQTGLNDERGRIAQTEQALKLEAAHQRNADQQLQQLQQRHERLKAEAGGLDAPDEAQLEELRMQLAEHEEILGEAQARLADAQETLPRLDAERRAAHERVQAESAQIHQLEARLAALKQLQENVQTEGKIQPWLDKHELGALPRLWKKLHVEAGWETALEAVLRERLAALEVSNLDWVKAFANDAPPAKLAFYAPPAAGEPLAAPGALRPLLPLVRIDDAGLRAVLNDWLGTVFVADDLAQALAARSQLPQGGAFVVKAGHVVTRSGVQLYAADSEQAGMLARAQEIENLTRQVRAQALLSDEAKSAAIRAEAAHTQASQALTEVRAQAERATQRVHALQMDVLKLTQAHERYTQRSTQIREELEEIGAQIEEQRALRAESEANFERHDAELAELQARFEDNQLAFESLDETLTNARQEARELERAATDARFAARQSANRIDELKRSIQVAHEQAERVAASLEDARAELETINEQTAHTGLQDALEVRAAKEQALGAARAELDDLTAKLRAADETRLAAERSLQPLRDRITELQLKEQAARMTGEQFAEQLATAEVDEAALREKLTPDMKPSYLQGEVTRLNNAINALGPVNMAALEELAAASERKVFLDAQSADLTNAIETLEDAIRKIDQETRALLQATFDEVNRHFSDLFPRLFGGGQAKLIMTGDEILDAGVQVMAQPPGKKNATIHLLSGGEKALTATALVFAMFQLNPAPFCLLDEVDAPLDDANTERFANLVRAMSDKTQFLFISHNKIAMEMAQQLIGVTMQEQGVSRIVAVDMETAAGFAQN from the coding sequence GTGCGTCTGAGCTCGATCAAACTCGCTGGCTTCAAATCTTTCGTCGATCCCACGCACTTCCAGGTTCCAGGTCAACTGGTCGGCGTGGTGGGCCCGAACGGGTGCGGCAAGTCCAACATCATCGACGCCGTGCGCTGGGTGCTCGGCGAGTCGCGCGCGTCCGAGCTGCGCGGCGAATCGATGCAGGACGTGATCTTCAACGGCTCGACGGCCCGCAAGCCCGGCAGCCGGGCGAGCGTCGAGCTGATCTTCGACAACTCCGACGGCCGCGCGGCCGGCCAGTGGGGCCAATACGGCGAGATCGCCGTGAAGCGCGTGCTCACGCGCGACGGCACGTCGAGCTACTACATCAACAACCTGCCGGCGCGCCGCCGCGACATCCAGGACATCTTCCTCGGCACGGGCCTCGGGCCGCGCGCGTACGCGATCATCGGGCAGGGGATGATCGCGCGGATCATCGAGGCGAAGCCCGAAGAGCTGCGCGTGTTCCTCGAAGAGGCTGCGGGCGTGTCGAAGTACAAGGAGCGCCGCCGCGAGACCGAGAACCGGTTGCACGACACGCGCGAAAACCTGACGCGCGTCGAGGACATCGTGCGCGAGCTTGGCGCGAATCTCGAGAAGCTCGAGGCGCAGGCCGTCGTCGCGACGAAGTACAAGGAGCTCGTTGCCGACGGCGAGGAGAAGCAGCGCCTGCTGTGGCTGCTGCGCAAGAACGAGGCGGCGGCCGAGCAGGACAAGCAGCGCCGCGCGATCGGCGAGGCGCAGATCGAGCTCGACGCGCAGACCGCGAAGCTGCGTGAGGTCGAGGCGCAGCTCGAGACGCTGCGCGTTGCGCACTATTCGGCAAGCGACGCGACGCAGGGCGCGCAGGGCGCGCTCTACGAGGCGAACGCCGAGGTGAGCCGGCTCGAGGCGGAGATCAAGTTCATCGTCGAATCGCGCAACCGCGTGCAGTCGCAGATCGCGGCGCTCGTCGCGCAGCAGGAGCAGTGGCGCGCGCAGGCGGACAAGGCGCAGGGCGATCTGGAGGAAGCCGAAGAGGCGCGCGCGGTCGCCGACGAAAAGGCGGCGATCGCCGAGGACGACGCGGCCGCGAAGCACGACGCGCTGCCCGCGCTCGAGGCGCGCTGGCGCGACGCGCAGACGGGCCTGAACGACGAGCGCGGCCGGATCGCGCAGACCGAGCAGGCGCTCAAGCTCGAAGCCGCGCACCAGCGCAACGCCGATCAGCAGCTGCAACAGCTTCAGCAGCGCCACGAGCGCCTGAAGGCCGAGGCGGGCGGCCTCGACGCGCCGGACGAGGCGCAGCTCGAGGAACTGCGGATGCAGCTCGCCGAGCACGAGGAGATTCTCGGCGAGGCGCAGGCGCGCCTTGCCGACGCGCAGGAGACGCTGCCGCGCCTCGACGCGGAGCGCCGCGCGGCGCACGAGCGCGTGCAGGCCGAGAGCGCGCAGATCCATCAGCTCGAAGCGCGCCTCGCCGCGCTCAAGCAGCTGCAGGAAAACGTGCAGACGGAAGGCAAGATTCAGCCGTGGCTCGACAAGCACGAGCTCGGTGCGCTGCCGCGTCTGTGGAAGAAGCTGCACGTCGAGGCCGGCTGGGAAACCGCGCTCGAGGCGGTGCTGCGCGAGCGCCTCGCGGCGCTCGAAGTGTCGAATCTCGACTGGGTGAAGGCGTTCGCGAACGACGCCCCGCCCGCGAAGCTCGCGTTCTACGCGCCGCCCGCCGCGGGCGAGCCGCTCGCCGCGCCGGGCGCGCTGCGCCCGCTCCTGCCGCTCGTGCGGATCGACGACGCGGGCCTGCGCGCGGTGCTCAACGACTGGCTCGGCACGGTGTTCGTCGCCGACGATCTCGCCCAGGCGCTCGCCGCGCGTTCGCAACTGCCGCAAGGCGGCGCGTTCGTCGTGAAGGCGGGCCATGTCGTCACGCGCTCGGGCGTGCAGCTCTACGCGGCCGACTCCGAGCAGGCGGGGATGCTCGCGCGCGCGCAGGAAATCGAGAATCTGACGCGCCAGGTGCGCGCGCAGGCGCTCTTGTCCGACGAAGCGAAGTCGGCGGCGATCCGCGCGGAAGCGGCGCACACGCAGGCGTCGCAGGCGCTGACCGAGGTGCGCGCGCAGGCCGAACGCGCGACGCAGCGCGTGCATGCGCTGCAAATGGACGTGCTGAAGCTCACGCAGGCGCACGAGCGCTACACGCAGCGCAGCACGCAGATCCGCGAGGAACTCGAGGAGATCGGCGCGCAGATCGAGGAGCAGCGCGCGCTGCGCGCGGAGTCGGAGGCGAACTTCGAGCGCCACGACGCCGAGCTCGCCGAGTTGCAGGCACGCTTCGAGGACAACCAGCTCGCGTTCGAGTCGCTCGACGAAACGCTGACGAACGCGCGCCAGGAGGCGCGCGAACTCGAGCGCGCGGCGACCGACGCGCGCTTCGCCGCGCGCCAGTCCGCGAACCGGATCGACGAGCTCAAGCGCTCGATCCAGGTCGCGCACGAGCAGGCCGAGCGTGTCGCCGCGTCGCTCGAGGACGCGCGCGCGGAGCTCGAGACGATCAACGAGCAGACCGCGCACACCGGCCTGCAGGACGCGCTCGAAGTGCGCGCGGCGAAGGAGCAGGCGCTCGGCGCCGCGCGCGCGGAGCTCGACGATCTCACCGCGAAGCTGCGTGCGGCCGACGAGACGCGGCTCGCGGCCGAGCGCTCGCTGCAGCCGCTGCGCGACCGCATCACCGAGCTGCAGCTGAAGGAGCAGGCGGCGCGCATGACGGGCGAGCAGTTCGCCGAGCAGCTCGCGACGGCCGAGGTCGACGAGGCCGCGCTGCGGGAGAAGCTCACGCCGGACATGAAGCCGTCGTACCTGCAGGGCGAGGTCACGCGGCTCAACAACGCGATCAACGCGCTCGGCCCCGTCAACATGGCGGCGCTCGAGGAACTCGCGGCCGCGAGCGAGCGCAAGGTGTTTCTCGACGCGCAATCGGCCGACTTGACGAACGCGATCGAGACGCTCGAGGACGCGATCCGCAAGATCGATCAGGAAACGCGCGCGCTCCTGCAGGCGACCTTCGACGAGGTGAACCGCCATTTCAGCGATCTGTTCCCGCGCCTGTTCGGCGGCGGCCAGGCGAAGCTCATCATGACGGGCGACGAGATCCTCGACGCCGGCGTGCAGGTGATGGCGCAGCCGCCCGGCAAGAAGAACGCGACGATCCACCTGCTGTCGGGCGGCGAGAAGGCGCTGACGGCGACCGCGCTCGTGTTCGCGATGTTCCAGTTGAACCCGGCGCCGTTCTGCCTGCTCGACGAGGTCGACGCGCCGCTCGACGACGCGAACACCGAGCGCTTCGCGAATCTCGTGCGCGCGATGTCGGACAAGACGCAGTTCCTCTTCATCTCGCACAACAAGATCGCGATGGAGATGGCGCAGCAACTGATCGGCGTGACGATGCAGGAGCAGGGCGTGTCGCGGATCGTCGCGGTCGACATGGAAACGGCCGCGGGTTTTGCCCAGAATTGA
- a CDS encoding cell division protein ZipA C-terminal FtsZ-binding domain-containing protein, protein MDELTLGLIGAGAVVVGGVVVYNAWQGAKVRRKMPRPMPTEAAEAAARHERDDDAPFIEPVRQPARREAAAGGASDARSEDAVRVEPTFGGAAPADMPADLQAEATIANGAVVAPAAEETDGEAAAPAPAHDEPVEPVLPAATTISAAPPAIVDRRIDCIVPIRLASPLAGDKILPAAQRLRRAGSKPVHIEGKPDGGDAWELLQNGVRYEELRAAAQLANRSGPLNELEFSEFVTGVQQFADAIDGAPEFPDMMETVSMARELDGFAAQCDAQLSINVMSDGAPWSANYVQAVASQDGLLLSRDGTRFVKLDAKQNPVFMLQFGDTNFLRDDLTYKGGNLITLVLDVPVADEDILPFRLMCDYAKSLSERIGARVVDDQRRPLPESTLLAIEQQLMKLYARLEEAGIPAGSPVTRRLFSQ, encoded by the coding sequence ATGGACGAGTTGACACTCGGGTTGATCGGCGCGGGCGCCGTCGTGGTGGGCGGCGTCGTGGTCTACAACGCGTGGCAGGGCGCGAAGGTGCGCCGCAAGATGCCGCGCCCGATGCCGACCGAGGCGGCCGAGGCCGCCGCGCGGCACGAGCGCGATGACGATGCGCCCTTCATCGAGCCCGTGCGGCAGCCGGCGCGCCGCGAGGCCGCAGCGGGCGGCGCGTCGGACGCGCGAAGCGAAGACGCGGTGCGCGTCGAGCCGACGTTCGGCGGCGCGGCGCCCGCCGATATGCCGGCTGACTTGCAGGCCGAGGCGACCATCGCGAACGGCGCGGTTGTTGCGCCCGCCGCCGAGGAGACGGACGGCGAAGCGGCCGCGCCGGCTCCCGCGCACGACGAGCCGGTCGAACCGGTGCTGCCCGCCGCGACGACGATTTCCGCGGCGCCGCCCGCTATCGTCGATCGCCGCATCGACTGCATCGTGCCGATCCGCCTCGCGAGCCCGCTTGCGGGCGACAAGATCCTGCCCGCCGCGCAGCGGCTGCGCCGCGCGGGCAGCAAGCCGGTTCACATCGAGGGCAAGCCGGACGGCGGCGACGCATGGGAGCTGCTGCAAAACGGCGTGCGCTACGAAGAGCTGCGCGCGGCCGCGCAGCTCGCGAATCGCAGCGGTCCGCTCAACGAACTCGAGTTCTCCGAATTCGTGACGGGCGTCCAGCAGTTCGCGGACGCGATCGACGGCGCGCCGGAATTCCCGGACATGATGGAAACGGTGTCGATGGCGCGCGAGCTCGACGGCTTCGCCGCGCAATGCGACGCGCAGTTGTCGATCAACGTGATGTCGGACGGCGCGCCGTGGTCGGCGAACTACGTGCAGGCGGTCGCGTCGCAGGACGGGCTGCTGCTGTCGCGCGACGGCACGCGCTTCGTGAAGCTCGACGCCAAGCAGAACCCCGTCTTCATGCTGCAGTTCGGCGACACGAACTTCCTGCGGGACGATCTCACGTACAAGGGCGGCAATCTGATCACGCTCGTGCTCGACGTGCCCGTCGCCGACGAGGACATTCTGCCGTTCAGACTGATGTGCGACTATGCGAAATCGCTGTCCGAGCGAATCGGCGCGCGCGTCGTCGACGATCAGCGCCGGCCGCTGCCCGAATCGACGCTGCTCGCGATCGAGCAGCAGTTGATGAAGCTGTACGCGCGGCTCGAGGAGGCGGGGATTCCGGCCGGCTCGCCCGTCACGCGGCGGCTGTTCAGCCAGTAA
- the ligA gene encoding NAD-dependent DNA ligase LigA, with amino-acid sequence MARSPVEPSAGQPAKRAAWLRAELERANYAYYVLDQPDLPDAEYDRLFAELQQIEAEHPDLVTPDSPTQRVGGEVASGFTPVVHDTPMLSLNNGFSDDDVVAFDKRVADGLDKPTDLAGTVTEPVEYACELKFDGLAISLRYENGRFVQASTRGDGTTGEDVTENIRTVRSIPLTLKGKRVPRMLDVRGEVLMFRRDFARLNERQRAAGQREFANPRNAAAGSLRQLDSKITASRPLSFFAYGIGVLDGVEMPDTHSSLLDWYETLGLPVNRERAVVRGAAGLLEFFHSVGARRESLPYDIDGVVYKVNRRDEQDRLGFVSRAPRFALAHKFPAQEALTKLVAIDVQVGRTGAITPVARLEPVFVGGATVTNATLHNEDEVRRKDIRIGDTVIVRRAGDVIPEVVSAVFDRRPADAREFVMPTECPECGSRVERLPDEAIARCTGGLFCPAQRKQALWHFAQRRALDIDGLGEKIIDQLVEQNLVRTPADLFNLGFSTLVELDRFAEKSAQNLIDSLEKAKHTTLARFIYALGIRHVGESTAKDLAKHFGSLDPIMDASIDELLEVNDVGPIVAESIHQFFAEAHNRTVIEQLRAKGKVTWPEGPPAPRAPQGVLAGKTVVLTGTLPTLTREAAKEMLEAAGAKVAGSVSKKTDYVVAGADAGSKLAKAEELGIPVLDEAGMHKLLEGHAR; translated from the coding sequence ATGGCCCGATCCCCAGTTGAACCGTCCGCCGGCCAGCCGGCGAAGCGCGCCGCATGGCTGCGCGCCGAGCTCGAGCGGGCGAACTACGCATATTACGTGCTCGACCAGCCGGACCTGCCCGACGCCGAGTACGACCGCCTCTTCGCCGAACTCCAGCAGATCGAGGCCGAGCACCCCGATCTCGTCACGCCCGATTCGCCGACGCAGCGCGTCGGCGGCGAGGTCGCGAGCGGCTTCACGCCGGTCGTTCACGATACGCCGATGCTGTCGCTCAACAACGGTTTTTCCGACGACGACGTCGTCGCGTTCGACAAGCGCGTCGCCGACGGCCTCGACAAGCCGACCGACCTCGCCGGCACCGTGACCGAGCCTGTCGAATACGCGTGCGAGCTGAAGTTCGACGGCCTGGCGATCTCGCTGCGCTACGAGAACGGCCGCTTCGTGCAGGCATCGACGCGCGGCGACGGCACGACGGGCGAAGACGTCACCGAGAACATCCGCACGGTCCGCTCGATTCCGCTGACGCTCAAGGGCAAGCGCGTGCCGCGCATGCTCGACGTGCGCGGCGAAGTGCTCATGTTCAGGCGCGATTTCGCGCGCTTGAACGAGCGTCAGCGCGCGGCGGGCCAGCGCGAATTCGCCAATCCGCGCAACGCGGCGGCGGGTAGCCTGCGGCAGCTCGATTCGAAGATCACCGCGTCGCGGCCGCTTTCGTTTTTCGCCTACGGGATCGGCGTGCTCGACGGCGTCGAGATGCCCGACACGCACAGCAGCCTGCTCGACTGGTACGAGACGCTCGGGCTGCCGGTGAACCGCGAGCGCGCGGTCGTGCGCGGCGCGGCGGGCCTGCTCGAGTTCTTCCATTCGGTGGGCGCGCGGCGCGAGTCGCTGCCGTACGACATCGACGGCGTCGTCTACAAGGTGAATCGCCGCGACGAGCAGGATCGGCTCGGCTTCGTGTCGCGCGCGCCGCGCTTCGCGCTCGCGCACAAGTTCCCCGCGCAGGAGGCGCTGACGAAGCTCGTCGCGATCGACGTGCAGGTCGGCCGCACGGGCGCGATCACGCCGGTCGCGCGTCTCGAGCCCGTGTTCGTCGGCGGCGCGACCGTCACGAACGCGACGCTGCACAACGAGGACGAGGTGCGCCGCAAGGACATCCGGATCGGCGACACGGTCATCGTGCGCCGCGCGGGCGACGTGATTCCCGAAGTGGTGTCGGCCGTGTTCGACCGGCGTCCCGCCGACGCGCGCGAGTTCGTGATGCCGACCGAGTGCCCGGAATGCGGTTCGCGGGTCGAGCGATTGCCCGACGAGGCGATCGCGCGCTGCACGGGCGGGCTCTTCTGCCCCGCGCAGCGCAAGCAGGCGCTCTGGCACTTCGCGCAGCGCCGCGCGCTCGACATCGACGGGCTCGGCGAGAAGATCATCGATCAGCTCGTCGAGCAGAACCTCGTGCGCACGCCGGCCGATCTGTTCAATCTCGGCTTCTCGACGCTCGTCGAGCTCGATCGTTTTGCGGAGAAGTCCGCGCAGAACCTGATCGACTCGCTCGAAAAGGCGAAGCACACGACGCTCGCGCGCTTCATTTACGCGCTCGGCATCCGGCACGTCGGCGAATCGACGGCGAAGGACCTCGCGAAGCACTTCGGCTCGCTCGATCCGATCATGGACGCGTCGATCGACGAATTGCTCGAAGTCAATGACGTCGGGCCGATCGTCGCCGAATCGATCCATCAGTTCTTCGCCGAGGCGCACAATCGCACGGTGATCGAGCAACTGCGCGCGAAGGGCAAAGTCACGTGGCCCGAAGGGCCGCCCGCGCCGCGCGCGCCGCAGGGCGTGCTCGCGGGCAAGACCGTCGTGCTGACGGGCACGCTGCCGACGCTCACGCGGGAAGCCGCGAAGGAGATGCTCGAGGCGGCGGGCGCGAAGGTCGCGGGCTCGGTGTCGAAGAAGACCGATTACGTCGTCGCGGGCGCCGACGCGGGCAGCAAGCTCGCGAAAGCCGAGGAGCTCGGCATTCCGGTGCTGGACGAAGCAGGCATGCACAAACTTCTGGAGGGCCATGCGCGATGA